The candidate division KSB1 bacterium genome has a segment encoding these proteins:
- the recJ gene encoding single-stranded-DNA-specific exonuclease RecJ has translation MELRWVIEEAQDPEKVSALSAALNIPPVIAEILLRRGVNDLESAKRFFRPSLDQLYDPFRLRDMSTAVERLRRAVLSDEEIMIYGDYDVDGITAVSFLYLLLKELGAHVNYYIPNRQEEGYGLSLQGIQEAKQRGVTLIVTVDCGITGHHEIAEAKRAGIDVIVTDHHEPGPTLPEAAAAVDPKRHDCSYPFKQLAGVGVAYKLAQGLLQRMGIDQSILEKYIELVAIGTAADIVPLVDENRIFVKFGIQSLNNTENLGLKALLRASGLLGKEIGTGQIVFIIAPRINAVGRMGDAERAVRLLTTESAAEAEAIADILERENLHRKNVDEEAFHEAVAQTEALFRERQAHSIVLHKEGWHTGVIGIVASRMVEKYYRPTVLISTEEGIGKGSARSIPGFDLYEALKQCEDLFIGFGGHKYAAGLTIEEAKIPHFKERFEKIAAEQLKSQSLVPELSIEAEIRLSCIDDRFVEILKHFAPFGPQNMRPVFMAQRLQVVGTPTVVGKNHLRFKVRQDGRVFDVIAFNMGDLIYRLTPGVSDLDMAFVIEENVFMGARTIQLRAKDIR, from the coding sequence ATGGAGTTGCGATGGGTGATTGAGGAGGCGCAGGATCCCGAAAAGGTTTCGGCGCTGTCCGCTGCCCTGAATATCCCGCCGGTGATTGCCGAGATACTGCTGCGTCGGGGCGTTAATGATCTAGAAAGCGCCAAACGATTCTTCAGGCCGTCGCTCGATCAACTTTACGATCCTTTTCGCCTGCGCGACATGTCAACAGCCGTGGAGCGGCTGCGGCGCGCAGTTCTGAGCGATGAAGAGATCATGATTTACGGTGATTACGACGTCGACGGTATTACCGCCGTCTCTTTTTTATATCTCCTGCTCAAAGAGCTGGGCGCGCACGTCAATTATTATATTCCGAACCGCCAGGAAGAGGGCTACGGGCTTTCCCTGCAGGGCATCCAGGAAGCGAAACAGCGCGGCGTGACCTTGATTGTGACGGTAGACTGCGGCATCACCGGCCATCATGAGATCGCGGAAGCGAAACGGGCGGGAATCGACGTCATCGTCACCGATCACCACGAACCCGGACCGACGTTGCCGGAAGCAGCGGCAGCCGTTGATCCGAAGCGCCATGATTGCTCTTATCCGTTCAAACAGCTGGCGGGCGTGGGCGTCGCCTACAAATTGGCGCAGGGTCTTTTGCAGCGCATGGGCATTGATCAGTCGATTTTGGAAAAATATATCGAACTGGTCGCTATCGGTACAGCTGCGGACATTGTACCGCTCGTCGATGAAAACCGAATTTTTGTCAAATTCGGCATCCAGTCGCTGAACAATACGGAAAACTTGGGTCTGAAGGCGCTGCTGCGCGCATCCGGTTTGTTGGGTAAGGAGATCGGTACCGGGCAGATAGTATTCATCATCGCGCCGCGCATCAATGCCGTAGGCCGCATGGGCGATGCCGAGCGCGCGGTGCGGCTGCTGACGACCGAAAGCGCCGCCGAAGCGGAAGCCATTGCCGACATCCTGGAACGCGAAAATCTGCACCGAAAGAACGTCGATGAGGAAGCTTTTCATGAGGCGGTGGCGCAGACCGAAGCGCTCTTCCGCGAGCGGCAGGCTCACAGCATCGTTCTGCACAAGGAAGGCTGGCATACCGGCGTTATCGGTATTGTCGCCTCGCGCATGGTCGAAAAATATTATCGGCCGACGGTACTGATCTCGACCGAAGAGGGCATCGGCAAAGGCTCGGCGCGCAGCATTCCGGGTTTCGACCTCTATGAAGCGCTGAAGCAATGCGAAGATTTGTTCATCGGCTTCGGCGGCCATAAATATGCCGCCGGGCTGACCATTGAAGAGGCGAAAATTCCGCACTTTAAAGAGCGGTTCGAAAAAATAGCCGCCGAACAGCTCAAATCACAGAGCCTGGTGCCGGAGTTGAGCATCGAGGCGGAGATTCGGTTGAGCTGCATCGACGATCGATTCGTCGAAATTTTGAAGCATTTTGCGCCTTTCGGACCGCAAAACATGCGGCCGGTATTTATGGCGCAACGACTGCAGGTGGTGGGCACCCCGACGGTTGTGGGCAAAAATCATCTGCGGTTCAAAGTGCGACAGGACGGCCGAGTGTTCGACGTCATTGCATTCAACATGGGCGATCTGATTTATCGTTTGACGCCCGGCGTGTCCGATTTGGACATGGCTTTTGTCATTGAAGAAAACGTCTTTATGGGCGCCCGCACGATTCAGCTGCGGGCGAAGGATATACGTTAA
- a CDS encoding branched-chain amino acid transaminase gives MDPRDEQGKIWMNGKFIDWMDAKIHVMSHVIHYGTSVFEGMRCYKTPHGPSIFRLADHIRRLFDSAKIYRMPIPYTQEEIIEACKETIRVNGFESAYVRPIAFRGYHSLGVDPSRCPVEFVIGALNWGKYLGDEGVSKGVDVRVSSWNRLAPNTMPTLAKVGANYMSSQLIKMEALADGYAEGIGLDAYGYVSEGSGENIFVIRDGVLYTPTLDSGILPGITRDSVFKIAAEFGIPIREMKIQREFLYIADEIFFTGTAAEITPVRSVDRIVIGSGSRGPITEKIQQRFFEYACGEREDRYGWHDYIKIHV, from the coding sequence ATGGATCCGCGAGATGAGCAGGGTAAAATTTGGATGAACGGCAAGTTCATCGATTGGATGGATGCCAAAATTCACGTCATGTCGCACGTGATTCATTACGGCACGAGCGTTTTCGAGGGAATGCGCTGCTATAAAACGCCTCACGGTCCGAGTATTTTTCGGCTGGCGGATCACATCCGTCGCCTGTTCGATTCGGCCAAAATCTACCGCATGCCGATTCCATACACGCAAGAGGAAATCATTGAGGCGTGCAAAGAAACGATCCGGGTGAACGGTTTCGAATCCGCTTACGTGCGACCGATTGCGTTTCGCGGCTACCACAGCTTGGGCGTTGATCCCAGCCGCTGCCCGGTCGAGTTTGTCATCGGGGCGCTCAATTGGGGCAAATATTTGGGCGACGAAGGCGTGTCCAAAGGAGTCGATGTGCGCGTGTCCAGTTGGAACCGTTTGGCGCCCAACACCATGCCTACGCTCGCCAAGGTCGGCGCCAACTATATGAGCTCGCAGCTCATCAAAATGGAAGCATTGGCGGACGGATATGCGGAAGGCATCGGTCTGGACGCTTACGGCTATGTCAGCGAGGGCAGCGGCGAGAATATTTTTGTCATCCGTGACGGCGTCCTCTATACGCCCACACTGGATTCGGGCATTCTCCCCGGCATTACGCGCGACTCGGTATTCAAAATTGCCGCCGAGTTCGGCATACCGATCAGGGAGATGAAAATTCAACGCGAATTTCTTTACATCGCCGATGAGATCTTTTTTACCGGCACGGCGGCGGAAATTACGCCGGTGCGGAGCGTCGACCGTATCGTCATCGGCAGCGGCAGCCGCGGACCGATTACCGAAAAGATCCAGCAGCGCTTTTTCGAATACGCCTGCGGCGAGCGCGAAGATCGGTACGGATGGCACGATTACATCAAGATCCATGTTTAA
- the nusB gene encoding transcription antitermination factor NusB, which produces MFNENLEWKLPTSRHQARESALQVLYAHVLTNTPVSVLLKELLTAENEVYPAVRFFQKLVKRVHENEAVCDEYIRRHSENWRIGRIAIVDLILLRMGVCEFLFFPEIPPKVTIDEAVELAKRYSTEKSGAYINGILDAILDELKANNKIIKNKRGMKES; this is translated from the coding sequence ATGTTTAACGAAAATCTGGAATGGAAACTGCCGACATCTCGGCATCAGGCAAGAGAGTCGGCGCTGCAGGTGCTGTATGCGCACGTCCTCACCAATACGCCGGTAAGCGTTCTGCTTAAAGAACTCTTGACGGCTGAAAACGAGGTTTATCCTGCCGTCCGCTTTTTTCAAAAACTGGTCAAGCGGGTGCATGAGAACGAAGCCGTCTGTGATGAGTATATTCGTCGTCATTCTGAAAATTGGCGAATAGGCCGTATTGCCATTGTCGACTTGATTCTTCTGCGCATGGGCGTATGCGAGTTCCTGTTTTTCCCCGAAATCCCGCCCAAAGTGACCATCGACGAAGCGGTAGAGCTGGCCAAACGGTACAGCACTGAAAAAAGCGGCGCCTACATCAACGGCATACTTGATGCAATTCTCGATGAACTCAAGGCGAACAATAAAATAATCAAGAATAAACGGGGCATGAAGGAAAGTTGA
- a CDS encoding SEC-C metal-binding domain-containing protein, with protein sequence MLGRALNEEIIEAALRRGVQKILQTYADAAEAQKHIAELTDHLVFSRSTLRLPADRRPENDAAFLQDLVAWGLAQYKTYQERLDRMQQEELSSEIVSDSVLGMIDDTIYAMISNVLGKEEALDANQISRLETECRLVFRQSPRIYDGSHELMDPNQVMDQLSAWAKGLYHQRIKELGREQVTRYERYFVLEKMDENWRRHLNGIDELREGIGLRGYGQKDPLLEYKREAFNLFERTIDAINRETVQTLFKVFDVGGETVEAELRRIEPQSFSTVKSQIELFRQAPQKTEAPAPAAVPATPIMRGRPVIKAKNVGRNDPCPCGSGKKYKNCCGRG encoded by the coding sequence ATGCTCGGTCGCGCCTTGAACGAGGAGATCATCGAAGCGGCGCTGCGGCGCGGCGTCCAAAAAATTCTGCAGACCTACGCCGATGCGGCGGAGGCGCAGAAACATATCGCCGAATTGACGGATCACTTGGTCTTTTCGCGCAGCACGCTGCGCCTTCCCGCCGACCGTCGCCCCGAAAACGATGCGGCATTTCTCCAGGACTTGGTGGCCTGGGGGCTTGCCCAATACAAAACCTACCAGGAGCGCCTCGACCGCATGCAGCAGGAGGAGCTCAGCAGCGAGATCGTTTCCGACTCTGTGCTCGGCATGATCGACGACACGATCTACGCCATGATCAGCAACGTGCTGGGCAAAGAAGAAGCGCTGGACGCCAATCAGATCTCGCGCCTGGAAACCGAGTGCCGCTTGGTTTTCCGGCAATCGCCGCGGATTTATGACGGCAGCCATGAACTGATGGATCCCAATCAGGTCATGGATCAGCTGAGCGCTTGGGCTAAGGGACTCTACCACCAGCGCATCAAGGAGTTGGGGCGCGAACAGGTGACGCGCTACGAGCGCTATTTCGTATTGGAAAAGATGGACGAGAACTGGCGGCGGCACCTCAACGGCATTGATGAACTGCGCGAGGGCATCGGCCTGCGCGGCTACGGCCAAAAGGATCCGCTGCTCGAATACAAGCGCGAGGCCTTTAACTTATTCGAGCGCACCATCGACGCCATCAACCGCGAGACGGTACAGACGCTGTTCAAAGTTTTTGATGTCGGCGGCGAAACTGTGGAAGCCGAGTTGCGCCGTATCGAGCCGCAAAGCTTCTCGACCGTCAAATCCCAGATCGAGCTCTTTCGTCAGGCGCCGCAGAAAACGGAAGCGCCGGCTCCGGCCGCCGTTCCGGCGACCCCGATCATGCGCGGACGACCGGTCATCAAAGCCAAGAACGTCGGCCGCAACGATCCGTGTCCGTGCGGCAGCGGTAAAAAGTACAAAAACTGCTGCGGCCGCGGATAG
- a CDS encoding DUF494 domain-containing protein, producing the protein MNKRFLDILTFILNEIREQSNTDVDLQMVVDLLEEEGFTEDEITSAMSWLMSHGENLDRTAVAPTTAFPRPLWRTLNDVEREAISPTAFSYLFHLRELNLLSDDSMERIIERAVGMRLFQIDVEEMKELIAAIVLNFEDSAAKGYFQFTTTPYPH; encoded by the coding sequence ATGAACAAACGGTTTTTAGATATTCTGACGTTTATACTGAACGAAATACGCGAGCAGTCGAATACCGACGTCGATCTGCAGATGGTCGTCGACTTGTTGGAGGAGGAAGGCTTTACCGAAGACGAAATCACTTCGGCGATGTCCTGGCTGATGAGTCACGGCGAAAACCTGGACCGCACTGCCGTCGCGCCGACGACCGCTTTTCCGCGGCCGTTGTGGCGCACCCTCAATGATGTTGAACGGGAAGCCATTTCGCCCACCGCGTTCAGCTATCTGTTTCATCTTAGAGAGCTCAATCTGCTGAGCGACGACAGCATGGAGCGCATCATCGAACGAGCCGTCGGCATGCGTCTCTTTCAAATCGATGTAGAAGAAATGAAGGAATTGATCGCGGCAATCGTACTGAACTTTGAAGACAGCGCCGCGAAAGGCTACTTTCAGTTCACGACGACTCCCTACCCCCATTAA
- a CDS encoding DNA topoisomerase codes for SAVAGLSVLATLALIREHEEKNAAQPAVEPSVVLTLAVGKSRLTGRLASVNGEKPNLPHAEYFKALVFDLQQHTFVVKAVDEKENALPPPQPFHLGSLMAAAETQHGWPPNRTLAAALSLHETRDGQGKSLITFPITASTAIPDPERLLWREYIFTNYGKEYVPRRSLQSETKPGIHGAVRPSSPSLTPKAVRRRLSEEQFQLYSLIWHRTAAALMTEQKMRVTHATLVGGPNKRYVVQLENRQQEHRGFTAVHPFHGQKENRVISGEIRVGQQFTPTSVELQPVHPMQNGISLGQIAEEMISRHLCMPEHWYVLPQTLAAWELTEQREGSLRLSPTGISVIEQVERVCPQLLNLVFLSQLQERIALSSRKNDSTDLILAQIDKLLYAFEESNVTRKEKQSPHSTNDTRFHGHCPECANELTVRKGKFGRFVACSAFPKCRYTRPLGIGVGCPEDGCRGEIIERVGKSGDLFFGCSEYPKCRFVSRYRPVSVACPHCGNSYMLLIAEGVHQCPQCKAKFAEKVLQ; via the coding sequence CGTCGGCTGTTGCCGGCTTGTCGGTCTTGGCAACCTTGGCGCTGATTCGCGAGCATGAGGAAAAGAATGCCGCACAGCCTGCTGTGGAGCCGTCGGTTGTTCTGACACTGGCAGTCGGCAAAAGCCGCTTAACTGGTAGGCTCGCATCGGTCAATGGCGAAAAGCCCAATCTGCCGCATGCGGAATATTTCAAGGCTCTGGTATTCGATTTGCAGCAGCATACTTTTGTTGTGAAAGCGGTCGATGAAAAAGAAAATGCCTTACCGCCGCCGCAGCCGTTCCATTTAGGCAGTCTGATGGCTGCCGCTGAAACGCAGCACGGTTGGCCGCCGAACCGGACGCTTGCCGCAGCCCTGTCGCTGCACGAAACACGAGACGGCCAGGGTAAGAGTCTGATTACTTTTCCGATTACGGCTTCCACCGCCATTCCCGATCCGGAAAGACTGCTTTGGCGCGAATACATTTTTACGAACTATGGAAAGGAGTATGTACCTCGGCGATCGTTGCAGAGCGAAACAAAGCCGGGAATTCACGGTGCAGTGAGACCGAGCTCTCCGAGTCTGACGCCGAAAGCAGTACGCCGCAGGTTAAGCGAGGAACAATTTCAGCTCTATTCCCTAATCTGGCATCGCACGGCGGCCGCACTGATGACGGAGCAAAAGATGCGCGTAACGCACGCAACGCTCGTCGGCGGCCCGAATAAAAGATATGTGGTCCAATTAGAAAACCGGCAGCAGGAACATCGAGGATTTACTGCCGTCCATCCTTTTCACGGCCAAAAGGAGAACCGCGTAATAAGCGGCGAAATCAGAGTCGGGCAGCAGTTCACGCCGACAAGTGTTGAGCTGCAGCCTGTTCATCCTATGCAAAACGGAATTAGTTTGGGACAAATAGCGGAAGAGATGATCTCACGGCATCTCTGCATGCCGGAACATTGGTACGTTCTTCCGCAAACCCTGGCGGCATGGGAATTGACGGAACAGCGGGAAGGATCGCTGCGGCTATCACCAACCGGAATAAGTGTCATCGAACAGGTCGAGCGGGTCTGTCCGCAGTTACTGAATCTCGTATTTTTGTCGCAGTTGCAGGAAAGAATCGCGCTTTCCTCGCGAAAAAACGACAGCACCGATCTCATTTTAGCGCAAATCGACAAGTTGCTGTACGCTTTCGAGGAATCGAATGTCACCCGTAAGGAAAAGCAAAGCCCACACAGCACGAATGATACTCGGTTCCATGGCCATTGTCCCGAATGCGCAAACGAATTGACGGTGCGCAAAGGCAAGTTCGGGCGCTTTGTGGCCTGCTCGGCGTTTCCGAAATGTCGTTACACCCGACCTTTGGGCATCGGCGTAGGCTGCCCGGAAGACGGCTGTCGAGGCGAAATTATCGAGCGGGTTGGAAAAAGCGGAGATCTCTTTTTCGGCTGCAGCGAATATCCCAAGTGTCGGTTCGTGTCGCGTTACAGACCGGTCAGCGTCGCCTGTCCGCATTGCGGCAATTCTTATATGCTGCTTATTGCCGAAGGTGTGCACCAATGTCCGCAGTGTAAGGCGAAATTCGCGGAAAAGGTTTTGCAGTAA